From a single Herpetosiphon gulosus genomic region:
- a CDS encoding sigma factor has protein sequence MAQPPNDSAIIALLQRGDQQTWRMLAEQWSGELYNLAWGAVYQTVPAQTIVNKVWATAIRTIHSVDQRLGLRLWLYTISCHVILDHWRDNGHAPQTASMISELQRLPEAMHLAILLHLRHNESVATIAEILGRTQRATEQLLQQGQQRLKFAVAEGFYGINQATAAAGD, from the coding sequence ATGGCTCAACCACCAAACGATTCAGCAATCATCGCCTTATTACAACGTGGCGATCAACAAACTTGGCGCATGCTGGCCGAGCAGTGGTCAGGCGAGCTTTATAATTTGGCATGGGGGGCAGTTTATCAAACTGTTCCTGCCCAAACCATTGTTAACAAAGTTTGGGCAACCGCGATTCGAACTATTCACAGTGTCGATCAACGGTTGGGGCTGCGTTTATGGCTCTACACCATCAGCTGTCATGTAATTCTTGATCATTGGCGAGATAATGGTCATGCGCCCCAAACAGCTAGTATGATTAGCGAGTTACAACGCTTACCCGAGGCGATGCATTTGGCAATATTGTTGCATCTACGCCACAATGAATCGGTTGCGACTATTGCTGAAATTCTTGGTCGAACTCAACGCGCAACTGAACAACTATTACAGCAAGGCCAACAACGGCTCAAGTTTGCTGTGGCAGAGGGATTTTATGGCATCAACCAAGCAACAGCTGCAGCAGGCGATTAA